One segment of Niabella beijingensis DNA contains the following:
- a CDS encoding RES family NAD+ phosphorylase: MLVYRLVNAPYREDISGYGAFLFGGRWNSKGVYALYTSEHISLAALEIVVNFDRGLYKMLLNYYLLTLDVPESPGVQIQLNVLKDKWAEDMEYTRFMGDQFLLHRSHLVLRMPSAVIPEECNLLLNPQHSDFKKVKIVESRPYGLDNRLFK, translated from the coding sequence ATGCTGGTCTATCGTCTGGTAAATGCTCCTTACCGGGAAGATATTTCCGGATACGGTGCTTTTCTGTTTGGAGGCCGCTGGAATTCGAAAGGAGTATATGCACTTTATACCTCTGAACATATTTCGCTGGCGGCGTTGGAAATCGTCGTGAATTTTGACCGTGGTCTGTATAAAATGCTGCTGAATTACTACCTGCTTACGCTTGATGTTCCCGAAAGTCCGGGTGTTCAGATCCAGCTAAATGTTCTGAAGGACAAATGGGCGGAGGATATGGAGTATACGCGGTTTATGGGCGACCAGTTCCTGCTGCACCGCTCCCACCTGGTGCTGCGGATGCCTTCTGCTGTGATCCCTGAAGAATGCAATCTTCTGCTGAATCCCCAGCATTCGGATTTTAAAAAGGTAAAAATTGTTGAATCCCGGCCCTATGGTCTGGACAACCGCCTGTTTAAATAA